From Ipomoea triloba cultivar NCNSP0323 chromosome 5, ASM357664v1, the proteins below share one genomic window:
- the LOC116019113 gene encoding protein FORGETTER 1 isoform X1, with translation MGQPSVPPLPIAPPPPPSAAAAAPNDGRVAGCQVRCAGCKMILTVGPGLTEFMCPTCQLPQMLPPELMPAHAQQLRSGAPAHGIDPTKIQLPCAHCKAILNVPHGLTRFSCPQCGVDLAVDLSKIKQFFPSPPIPAHLRPPLPPPPPEEVNEVAIEVEREEDEGGLVGETFTDYRPPKLSIGPPHPDPVVETSSLSAVQPPEPTYDLKIKDELESSKTLSCLQIETLVYACQRHHQHLPNGDRAGFFVGDGAGVGKGRTIAGLIWENWHHDRRKALWISVGSDLKFDARRDLDDVGAMCIEVHALNKLPYSKLDSKSVGVREGIVFLTYSSLIASSEKGRSRLQQLVQWCGPEYDGLIIFDECHKAKNLVPEAGGQPTRTGEAVLEIQARLPQARVIYCSATGASEPRNMGYMVRLGLWGAGTAFTNFRDFLGAMEKGGVGALELVAMDMKARGMYVCRTLSYKGVEFEVVEVPLEPKMMEMYKKAAEFWAELRVELLSASTFVTDTKPNSSQLWRLYWANHQRFFRHICMSAKVPAVVRLAKQALMENKCVVIGLQSTGEARTEEAVSKYGLELDDFISGPRELLLKLVEENYPLPEKPEELPEESVKELQRKRHLATPDVSFRGRVRKVAKWQTTRDDKSDEESEIDSEYESTESDDDEFQICDICNLEEERKKLLQCSCCGQLVHTACVVPPVIGAVSGDWSCPSCKEKTDEYIQARHAYVAELSKRYDGAVGRKLKILDIIRSLDLPNNPLDDIIDQLGGPDEVAEITGRRGMLVRTSGGKGVSYQSRNTKDVTMEMVNMHEKQLFMDGKKLIAIISEAGSAGVSLQADRRALNQRRRVHLTLELPWSADRAIQQFGRTHRSNQASAPEYRLLFTNLGGERRFASIVAKRLESLGALTQGDRRAGPSLSAYNYDSAFGKRALMMLYRGIMELESLPVVPPGCSADKQEETQDFIVKGKAALVSVGIIRDSVLGSGKDSGKISGRIVDSDMHDVGRFLNRLLGLPPEIQNRLFELFVSILDLIVQNARMEGNLDSGIVDMKANTVELRGNPKTVHVDNLSGASTMLFTFTLDRGFSWESASALLEEKQKDESGSTYIGFYESKREWLGRRHFLLALEGSFSGMYKLFRPTLGESLREMPLSELQEKYRKVSKLEKARSGWNDEYEVSSKQCMHGPNCKLGNFCTVGRRLQEVNVLGGLVLPVWGTIEKALSKQARQSHRRIRVVRIETTTDNQRIVGLLIPNAAVESVLQDLAWVHDIDD, from the exons ATGGGACAGCCTTCGGTGCCGCCTCTTCCAATCGCCCCTCCACCTCCTCCCTCCGCCGCCGCTGCAGCTCCCAACGACGGAAGAGTTGCGGGCTGCCAAGTTCGTTGTGCTGGTTGCAAGATGATATTGACGGTCGGACCCGGACTGACCGAGTTTATGTGCCCCACATGTCAATTGCCACAGATGCTCCCTCCCGAGCTCATGCCCGCCCACGCTCAGCAACTGCGCAGCGGCGCTCCAGCACATGGCATCGATCCCACCAAGATCCAGTTACCCTGTGCTCATTGCAAGGCCATACTTAACGTTCCCCATGGCCTCACACGCTTCTCTTGTCCCCAGTGTGGGGTGGACCTTGCTGTTGATCTCTCCAAAATAAAGCAGTTCTTTCCCTCTCCACCCATTCCTGCTCACCTGCGTCCACCACTTCCTCCCCCGCCTCCCGAAGAAGTCAATGAG GTTGCTATTGAAGTGGAAcgagaagaagatgaaggtgGATTGGTTGGTGAAACTTTTACAGACTAT CGGCCTCCCAAGTTATCTATTGGACCTCCTCATCCAGATCCTGTTGTGGAGACGTCCTCCTTGTCTGCAGTACAGCCACCTGAACCCACCTATGATCTCAAGATCAAAGATGAGTTGGAAAGCTCAAAAACATTATCCTGCTTGCAGATTGAGACATTGGTGTATGCTTGTCAG AGGCATCATCAGCATCTCCCAAACGGCGATAGGGCAGGATTTTTTGTAGGTGATGGTGCTGGTGTGGGAAAAGGAAGAACAATTGCTGGTTTGATATGGGAAAATTGGCACCATGACAGAAGGAAAGCTTT GTGGATTTCTGTTGGTTCTGATTTGAAATTTGATGCAAGAAGAGATTTGGATGATGTTGGGGCAATGTGTATTGAAG TGCATGCATTGAACAAACTACCTTACTCTAAGCTTGATTCGAAGTCTGTAGGCGTTAGGGAGGGAATTGTTTTCTTGACATACAGCAGCCTTATAGCATCCTCTGAGAAAGGCCGTTCTCGTTTACAGCAGCTTGTACAGTGGTGTGGGCCAGAATATGATGGTCTCATCATATTTGACGAG TGTCATAAAGCCAAGAATTTGGTGCCAGAAGCTGGAGGTCAGCCAACTCGAACAGGTGAAGCTGTTCTTGAAATTCAG GCTCGGCTTCCTCAAGCTCGTGTTATATATTGCTCAGCAACTGGTGCATCAGAACCCCGCAATATGGGTTACATGGTTCGCCTTGGCCTTTGGGGAGCTGGAACTGCTTTCACCAATTTCCGTGACTTCTTAG GTGCTATGGAGAAAGGTGGTGTTGGGGCACTTGAACTTGTTGCCATGGACATGAAAGCAAG GGGTATGTATGTTTGTCGTACTCTGAGCTACAAAGGTGTTGAATTTGAAGTGGTTGAAGTACCACTAGAGCCCAAGATGATG GAAATGTATAAAAAAGCAGCAGAGTTCTGGGCTGAATTAAGAGTAGAATTGCTTTCAGCCAGTACATTTGTCACTGACACTAAACCCAATTCTAGTCAGCTTTGGAGACTCTACTGGGCCAACCATCAG CGTTTCTTTAGACACATCTGCATGTCAGCTAAGGTGCCTGCAGTAGTTAGACTTGCTAAGCAAGCTTTGATGGAAAATAAATGTGTAGTTATAGGCCTGCAAAGTACTGGAGAAGCGCGAACTGAGGAAGCTGTATCAAAATAT GGTCTTGAACTTGATGATTTTATTTCTGGACCTCGTGAATTGTTACTAAAATTGGTTGAAGAGAATTATCCTTTGCCTGAAAAGCCTGAAGAACTTCCAG AGGAAAGTGTGAAAGAGCTTCAACGAAAGAGACATTTGGCAACACCTGATGTATCATTTCGAGGCCGTGTGAGGAAAGTTGCTAAGTGGCAGACTACAAGAGATGACAAAAGTGATGAAGAGTCAGAAA TTGATTCTGAATATGAATCTACTGAgtctgatgatgatgaatttcaGATTTGTGACATTTGCAATTTAGAAGAG GAAAGGAAGAAGTTGTTGCAGTGTTCATGTTGCGGTCAACTTGTCCATACCGCATGTGTAGTTCCACCTGTTATAGGTGCTGTGTCTGGGGATTGGTCCTGCCcttcatgcaaggaaaaaacAGATGAATACATCCAAGCGAGGCATGCATATGTCGCTGAACTTTCTAAAAG GTATGATGGAGCTGTTGGccgaaaattaaaaattttggatATAATTCGTTCACTGGACCTCCCTAACAATCCATTGGATGATATTATTGATCAG CTTGGAGGTCCTGACGAAGTTGCAGAGATTACAGGGAGGCGAGGCATGCTTGTTAGGACGTCTGGTGGAAAGGGTGTTTCCTATCAGTCACGAAACAC gaaagatgtAACAATGGAAATGGTCAATATGCATGAGAAGCAGTTATTCATGGATGGTAAAAAGCTCATAGCTATTATTTCTGAAGCTGGGTCAGCTGGTGTTTCTTTGCAAGCTGATAGAAGGGCATTAAATCAG AGAAGAAGAGTTCACTTAACTCTGGAGTTGCCTTGGAGTGCTGACCGAGCAATCCAGCAGTTTGGCAGGACTCATAGATCAAATCAAGCTTCTGCACCTGAGTACAG ACTGCTTTTTACAAATCTTGGTGGTGAACGGCGGTTTGCATCAATTGTTGCTAAGCGTTTGGAGTCCCTTGGGGCACTTACACAAGGAGACCGTAG GGCTGGACCCTCCTTAAGTGCTTATAATTATGATAGTGCCTTTGGAAAAAGAGCCCTGATGATGCTATACAGAGGAATCATGGAGCTA GAGTCTTTGCCTGTTGTTCCACCAGGATGTTCAGCTGATAAACAAGAGGAAACACAGGATTTCATTGTAAAGGGGAAAGCTGCTCTTGTTTCTGTTGGAATAATAAGAGACTCAGTGCTTG GTAGTGGGAAGGACTCTGGAAAGATTTCTGGACGTATAGTTGATTCAGACATGCACGATGTTGGACGTTTTCTTAACCGGCTGTTAGGGCTGCCACCTGAAATACAGAATAG GCTCTTTGAGTTATTTGTCAGCATTCTAGATCTTATCGTTCAGAATGCCCGCATGGAAGGAAATTTAGACTCTGGGATTGTTGATATGAAAGCCAACACTGTTGAACTACGAGGAAATCCTAAG ACTGTTCATGTTGACAATTTGTCTGGGGCATCGACCATGTTGTTTACTTTTACACTGGACCGTGGATTCAGTTGGGAG TCTGCTTCTGCATTGCTTGAAGAAAAGCAGAAAGATGAGTCGGGTTCAACTTATATTGGATTCTATGAATCTAAGAGAGAATGGTTGGGAAGGCGACACTTTTTGTTGGCACTAGAGGG ttCATTTTCTGGAATGTACAAGCTATTCCGTCCCACTCTTGGAGAATCGCTTCG GGAGATGCCTCTTTCTGAATTGCAAGAAAAATACAGGAAAGTATCTAAATTAGAAAAGGCTCGTAGTGGCTGGAATGATGAATATGAAGTTTCATCGAAGCAG TGCATGCATGGCCCGAATTGTAAGTTGGGCAATTTCTGTACGGTTGGCAGACGATTACAGGAAGTGAATGTCTTGGGTGGCCTTGTACTTCCAGTGTGGGGAACAATTGAGAAGGCTCTTTCCAAGCAG GCTCGCCAAAGCCATAGACGTATTCGTGTTGTAAGGATTGAGACCACAACGGACAATCAGCGGATTGTTGGTTTGCTAATTCCAAATGCTGCTGTTGAATCTGTACTCCAAG ATTTGGCATGGGTACACGACATTGATGATTGA
- the LOC116019113 gene encoding protein FORGETTER 1 isoform X2, producing the protein MGQPSVPPLPIAPPPPPSAAAAAPNDGRVAGCQVRCAGCKMILTVGPGLTEFMCPTCQLPQMLPPELMPAHAQQLRSGAPAHGIDPTKIQLPCAHCKAILNVPHGLTRFSCPQCGVDLAVDLSKIKQFFPSPPIPAHLRPPLPPPPPEEVNEVAIEVEREEDEGGLVGETFTDYRPPKLSIGPPHPDPVVETSSLSAVQPPEPTYDLKIKDELESSKTLSCLQIETLVYACQRHHQHLPNGDRAGFFVGDGAGVGKGRTIAGLIWENWHHDRRKALWISVGSDLKFDARRDLDDVGAMCIEVHALNKLPYSKLDSKSVGVREGIVFLTYSSLIASSEKGRSRLQQLVQWCGPEYDGLIIFDECHKAKNLVPEAGGQPTRTGEAVLEIQARLPQARVIYCSATGASEPRNMGYMVRLGLWGAGTAFTNFRDFLGAMEKGGVGALELVAMDMKARGMYVCRTLSYKGVEFEVVEVPLEPKMMEMYKKAAEFWAELRVELLSASTFVTDTKPNSSQLWRLYWANHQRFFRHICMSAKVPAVVRLAKQALMENKCVVIGLQSTGEARTEEAVSKYGLELDDFISGPRELLLKLVEENYPLPEKPEELPEESVKELQRKRHLATPDVSFRGRVRKVAKWQTTRDDKSDEESEIDSEYESTESDDDEFQICDICNLEEERKKLLQCSCCGQLVHTACVVPPVIGAVSGDWSCPSCKEKTDEYIQARHAYVAELSKRYDGAVGRKLKILDIIRSLDLPNNPLDDIIDQLGGPDEVAEITGRRGMLVRTSGGKGVSYQSRNTKDVTMEMVNMHEKQLFMDGKKLIAIISEAGSAGVSLQADRRALNQRRRVHLTLELPWSADRAIQQFGRTHRSNQASAPEYRLLFTNLGGERRFASIVAKRLESLGALTQGDRRAGPSLSAYNYDSAFGKRALMMLYRGIMELESLPVVPPGCSADKQEETQDFIVKGKAALVSVGIIRDSVLGSGKDSGKISGRIVDSDMHDVGRFLNRLLGLPPEIQNRLFELFVSILDLIVQNARMEGNLDSGIVDMKANTVELRGNPKTVHVDNLSGASTMLFTFTLDRGFSWESASALLEEKQKDESGSTYIGFYESKREWLGRRHFLLALEGSFSGMYKLFRPTLGESLREMPLSELQEKYRKVSKLEKARSGWNDEYEVSSKQCMHGPNCKLGNFCTVGRRLQEVNVLGGLVLPVWGTIEKALSKQM; encoded by the exons ATGGGACAGCCTTCGGTGCCGCCTCTTCCAATCGCCCCTCCACCTCCTCCCTCCGCCGCCGCTGCAGCTCCCAACGACGGAAGAGTTGCGGGCTGCCAAGTTCGTTGTGCTGGTTGCAAGATGATATTGACGGTCGGACCCGGACTGACCGAGTTTATGTGCCCCACATGTCAATTGCCACAGATGCTCCCTCCCGAGCTCATGCCCGCCCACGCTCAGCAACTGCGCAGCGGCGCTCCAGCACATGGCATCGATCCCACCAAGATCCAGTTACCCTGTGCTCATTGCAAGGCCATACTTAACGTTCCCCATGGCCTCACACGCTTCTCTTGTCCCCAGTGTGGGGTGGACCTTGCTGTTGATCTCTCCAAAATAAAGCAGTTCTTTCCCTCTCCACCCATTCCTGCTCACCTGCGTCCACCACTTCCTCCCCCGCCTCCCGAAGAAGTCAATGAG GTTGCTATTGAAGTGGAAcgagaagaagatgaaggtgGATTGGTTGGTGAAACTTTTACAGACTAT CGGCCTCCCAAGTTATCTATTGGACCTCCTCATCCAGATCCTGTTGTGGAGACGTCCTCCTTGTCTGCAGTACAGCCACCTGAACCCACCTATGATCTCAAGATCAAAGATGAGTTGGAAAGCTCAAAAACATTATCCTGCTTGCAGATTGAGACATTGGTGTATGCTTGTCAG AGGCATCATCAGCATCTCCCAAACGGCGATAGGGCAGGATTTTTTGTAGGTGATGGTGCTGGTGTGGGAAAAGGAAGAACAATTGCTGGTTTGATATGGGAAAATTGGCACCATGACAGAAGGAAAGCTTT GTGGATTTCTGTTGGTTCTGATTTGAAATTTGATGCAAGAAGAGATTTGGATGATGTTGGGGCAATGTGTATTGAAG TGCATGCATTGAACAAACTACCTTACTCTAAGCTTGATTCGAAGTCTGTAGGCGTTAGGGAGGGAATTGTTTTCTTGACATACAGCAGCCTTATAGCATCCTCTGAGAAAGGCCGTTCTCGTTTACAGCAGCTTGTACAGTGGTGTGGGCCAGAATATGATGGTCTCATCATATTTGACGAG TGTCATAAAGCCAAGAATTTGGTGCCAGAAGCTGGAGGTCAGCCAACTCGAACAGGTGAAGCTGTTCTTGAAATTCAG GCTCGGCTTCCTCAAGCTCGTGTTATATATTGCTCAGCAACTGGTGCATCAGAACCCCGCAATATGGGTTACATGGTTCGCCTTGGCCTTTGGGGAGCTGGAACTGCTTTCACCAATTTCCGTGACTTCTTAG GTGCTATGGAGAAAGGTGGTGTTGGGGCACTTGAACTTGTTGCCATGGACATGAAAGCAAG GGGTATGTATGTTTGTCGTACTCTGAGCTACAAAGGTGTTGAATTTGAAGTGGTTGAAGTACCACTAGAGCCCAAGATGATG GAAATGTATAAAAAAGCAGCAGAGTTCTGGGCTGAATTAAGAGTAGAATTGCTTTCAGCCAGTACATTTGTCACTGACACTAAACCCAATTCTAGTCAGCTTTGGAGACTCTACTGGGCCAACCATCAG CGTTTCTTTAGACACATCTGCATGTCAGCTAAGGTGCCTGCAGTAGTTAGACTTGCTAAGCAAGCTTTGATGGAAAATAAATGTGTAGTTATAGGCCTGCAAAGTACTGGAGAAGCGCGAACTGAGGAAGCTGTATCAAAATAT GGTCTTGAACTTGATGATTTTATTTCTGGACCTCGTGAATTGTTACTAAAATTGGTTGAAGAGAATTATCCTTTGCCTGAAAAGCCTGAAGAACTTCCAG AGGAAAGTGTGAAAGAGCTTCAACGAAAGAGACATTTGGCAACACCTGATGTATCATTTCGAGGCCGTGTGAGGAAAGTTGCTAAGTGGCAGACTACAAGAGATGACAAAAGTGATGAAGAGTCAGAAA TTGATTCTGAATATGAATCTACTGAgtctgatgatgatgaatttcaGATTTGTGACATTTGCAATTTAGAAGAG GAAAGGAAGAAGTTGTTGCAGTGTTCATGTTGCGGTCAACTTGTCCATACCGCATGTGTAGTTCCACCTGTTATAGGTGCTGTGTCTGGGGATTGGTCCTGCCcttcatgcaaggaaaaaacAGATGAATACATCCAAGCGAGGCATGCATATGTCGCTGAACTTTCTAAAAG GTATGATGGAGCTGTTGGccgaaaattaaaaattttggatATAATTCGTTCACTGGACCTCCCTAACAATCCATTGGATGATATTATTGATCAG CTTGGAGGTCCTGACGAAGTTGCAGAGATTACAGGGAGGCGAGGCATGCTTGTTAGGACGTCTGGTGGAAAGGGTGTTTCCTATCAGTCACGAAACAC gaaagatgtAACAATGGAAATGGTCAATATGCATGAGAAGCAGTTATTCATGGATGGTAAAAAGCTCATAGCTATTATTTCTGAAGCTGGGTCAGCTGGTGTTTCTTTGCAAGCTGATAGAAGGGCATTAAATCAG AGAAGAAGAGTTCACTTAACTCTGGAGTTGCCTTGGAGTGCTGACCGAGCAATCCAGCAGTTTGGCAGGACTCATAGATCAAATCAAGCTTCTGCACCTGAGTACAG ACTGCTTTTTACAAATCTTGGTGGTGAACGGCGGTTTGCATCAATTGTTGCTAAGCGTTTGGAGTCCCTTGGGGCACTTACACAAGGAGACCGTAG GGCTGGACCCTCCTTAAGTGCTTATAATTATGATAGTGCCTTTGGAAAAAGAGCCCTGATGATGCTATACAGAGGAATCATGGAGCTA GAGTCTTTGCCTGTTGTTCCACCAGGATGTTCAGCTGATAAACAAGAGGAAACACAGGATTTCATTGTAAAGGGGAAAGCTGCTCTTGTTTCTGTTGGAATAATAAGAGACTCAGTGCTTG GTAGTGGGAAGGACTCTGGAAAGATTTCTGGACGTATAGTTGATTCAGACATGCACGATGTTGGACGTTTTCTTAACCGGCTGTTAGGGCTGCCACCTGAAATACAGAATAG GCTCTTTGAGTTATTTGTCAGCATTCTAGATCTTATCGTTCAGAATGCCCGCATGGAAGGAAATTTAGACTCTGGGATTGTTGATATGAAAGCCAACACTGTTGAACTACGAGGAAATCCTAAG ACTGTTCATGTTGACAATTTGTCTGGGGCATCGACCATGTTGTTTACTTTTACACTGGACCGTGGATTCAGTTGGGAG TCTGCTTCTGCATTGCTTGAAGAAAAGCAGAAAGATGAGTCGGGTTCAACTTATATTGGATTCTATGAATCTAAGAGAGAATGGTTGGGAAGGCGACACTTTTTGTTGGCACTAGAGGG ttCATTTTCTGGAATGTACAAGCTATTCCGTCCCACTCTTGGAGAATCGCTTCG GGAGATGCCTCTTTCTGAATTGCAAGAAAAATACAGGAAAGTATCTAAATTAGAAAAGGCTCGTAGTGGCTGGAATGATGAATATGAAGTTTCATCGAAGCAG TGCATGCATGGCCCGAATTGTAAGTTGGGCAATTTCTGTACGGTTGGCAGACGATTACAGGAAGTGAATGTCTTGGGTGGCCTTGTACTTCCAGTGTGGGGAACAATTGAGAAGGCTCTTTCCAAGCAG ATGTGA